One window from the genome of Phocoena phocoena chromosome 15, mPhoPho1.1, whole genome shotgun sequence encodes:
- the BCL7B gene encoding B-cell CLL/lymphoma 7 protein family member B isoform X2: MSGRSVRAETRSRAKDDIKKVMAAIEKVRKWEKKWVTVGDTSLRIFKWVPVTDNKEKEKSKSNSSAAREPNGFPSDASANSSLLLEFQEPSLPASEVADEPPTLTKEEPVPSETQIAEEEEDSGAPPLKRFCVDQPAVPQTASES, translated from the exons ATGTCGGGCCGGTCTGTCCGGGCCGAGACCCGCAGCCGGGCCAAGGATGACATCAAGAAGGTGATGGCGGCCATCGAGAAAGTGCGGAAATG GGAGAAAAAGTGGGTGACTGTGGGTGACACGTCCCTTAGGATATTTAAGTGGGTTCCCGTGACAGACAACAAGGAG aaagaaaagtcaaaatcGAACAGTTCAGCAGCCCGGGAACCTAATGGCTTTCCCTCTGATGCCTCAGCCAATTCCTCTCTCCTTCTTGAATTCCAGG AGCCCTCCCTGCCCGCCTCAGAAGTTGCTGATGAACCTCCCACCCTCACGAAGGAAGAACCAGTTCCATCAGAGACACAG AttgctgaggaagaggaagactcAGGCGCGCCTCCCCTGAAACGCTTCTGTGTGGACCAGCCCGCAGTGCCGCAGACAGCGTCAGAAAGCTAG
- the BCL7B gene encoding B-cell CLL/lymphoma 7 protein family member B isoform X1, producing MSGRSVRAETRSRAKDDIKKVMAAIEKVRKWEKKWVTVGDTSLRIFKWVPVTDNKEKEKSKSNSSAAREPNGFPSDASANSSLLLEFQDENSNQSSVSDVYQLKVDSSTNSSPSPQQSESLSPAHTSDFRTDDSQPPTLGQEILEEPSLPASEVADEPPTLTKEEPVPSETQIAEEEEDSGAPPLKRFCVDQPAVPQTASES from the exons ATGTCGGGCCGGTCTGTCCGGGCCGAGACCCGCAGCCGGGCCAAGGATGACATCAAGAAGGTGATGGCGGCCATCGAGAAAGTGCGGAAATG GGAGAAAAAGTGGGTGACTGTGGGTGACACGTCCCTTAGGATATTTAAGTGGGTTCCCGTGACAGACAACAAGGAG aaagaaaagtcaaaatcGAACAGTTCAGCAGCCCGGGAACCTAATGGCTTTCCCTCTGATGCCTCAGCCAATTCCTCTCTCCTTCTTGAATTCCAGG ATGAAAACAGCAACCAGAGTTCTGTGTCTGATGTCTATCAGCTCAAGGTGGACAGCAGCACCAACTcgagccccagcccccagcagagcGAGTCCCTGAGCCCAGCGCACACCTCCGACTTCCGCACAGATgactcccagccccccaccctgggCCAGGAGATCCTTGAGG AGCCCTCCCTGCCCGCCTCAGAAGTTGCTGATGAACCTCCCACCCTCACGAAGGAAGAACCAGTTCCATCAGAGACACAG AttgctgaggaagaggaagactcAGGCGCGCCTCCCCTGAAACGCTTCTGTGTGGACCAGCCCGCAGTGCCGCAGACAGCGTCAGAAAGCTAG